The following coding sequences are from one Nicotiana tomentosiformis chromosome 3, ASM39032v3, whole genome shotgun sequence window:
- the LOC138908491 gene encoding uncharacterized protein: protein MVVERVLLRVSPMKGVMRFGNKGKLNPRYIGPFEVLRRVGEVAYEISLLPSLAGVHPVFHVSMLRRYHGDLAYVLDFSSVQLDKDLSYVEEPVAILDRQIRKLRSKNIASVKVQWRGQPVE from the coding sequence atggttgtagagcgggtcttgcttcgggtatcacctatgaagggcgttatgaggttcgggaataagGGCAAGCTGAACCCAAGgtacattggtccttttgaggtgttgaggcgtgttggggaggttgcttatgagatttCCTTActtcccagcctagcaggagttcatccggtattccatgtttctatgctccggaggtatcatggtGATTTGGcttatgtattagatttcagctcagtccagttggataaggatctatcttatgttgaggagccagtggctattttggacaggcagatcagaaagctaaggtcaaagaacattgcttccgtgaaggtgcagtggaggggtcagccggttgaGTAG
- the LOC104112201 gene encoding PH, RCC1 and FYVE domains-containing protein 1-like isoform X2, which yields MNNLQRNSLGERNVEQAITALKRGTYLLKYGRRGKPKFCPFRLSTDETRLIWYVDKEEKQLQLSQVSRIIPGQRTAIFQRFPRPEKEYQSFSLLYGKSSLDLICKDKEEAEVWFVALRALISWVNCQKWTSDIRHDATSSEGSTTVTQRSSHSALSSSSGSSSTPYEDPKKNQLVSVPSQSPPKKRLERAFSDFLLYNAAAQCSSQREFAACSLNSRSYGTLDDENGRSSADTIRFSFSSAISSSSQGSSSANIDTLCDILIWGEGIGDGLLGGGICGRGNFEAVRRDSPLPKILESALLLDAQYIACGSTHAVLITKQGEILSWGEGSGGRLGHGVESDVSSPKLIDTLCGLNVTSAACGDYHTCATTISGDLYTWGEGTFNFGLLGHDTGISHWTPKKVKGPLVGKHVSYVSCGPWHSAAITSVGQLFTFGDGTFGALGHGDRSSTSIPREVETLQGRRTATVSCGHWHTAAVVELSFEDSGSSNSPPRKLFTWGNGDDGQLGHGDNASRLAPCNILQLDDINFCRVVCGHSITVALTTSGQVYTMGKADYGQLGIPGSNGKFPSRVQGKITNCFIEEIACGSFHVVALSSNSQLYTWGKGGNGQLGHGDNRDRNTPTLVEALKAKQIKHVVCGNNFTAAICLHREVSVANNSICAGCQSPFNLRRKRHNCYNCGLVFCKVCTSKRSVKASLAPKMNKPYRVCEDCFAKLNKGLETGLTCLPPKATNGSLQKNTGEKVKETLPSKQKGLLSRLSSFNSFKQSDNQHPKKNQKQDSNSDHVSPVSNGNTQCEVSQTSSPLMSFSDCPEKLSVSFVGSTSHSQAGSPASLESSSSYSVSLRSAIAAQAYHEVDLDDSKQTSESLKKEISILKEQVEILTQRSVFLEAELEKKSRQLQEKTEQARTETEKNNAAKEVIKTLMMQIMEICKRNIRYTCMIL from the exons ATGAACAACTTACAGAGGAACAGTCTTGGAGAGAGGAATGTGGAACAG GCCATTACAGCCTTAAAGAGAGGAACATATCTACTGAAGTATGGACGCAGAGGAAAGCCAAAGTTCTGCCCTTTTCGTCTTTCTACT GATGAGACAAGACTGATATGGTATGTTGACAAGGAGGAGAAACAGCTTCAATTGAGTCAGGTTTCAAGGATTATTCCCGGTCAACGAACT GCAATTTTTCAGCGGTTTCCTAGACCTGAGAAGGAATATCAGTCATTTTCACTTCTATATGGCAAAAGTTCCTTGGATTTG ATCTGCAAAGATAAGGAAGAGGCAGAAGTCTGGTTTGTTGCTCTCAGGGCTTTGATATCTTGGGTTAACTGTCAAAAGTGGACAAGCGATATAAGACATGATGCCACATCTTCTGAAGGTTCAACTACTGTGACACAACGAAGTTCTCACTCCGCTTTGTCAAGTAGTAGTGGAAGCAGCAGTACACCCTATGAG GatccaaagaaaaatcaattGGTTTCAGTTCCATCTCAGAGTCCCCCAAAAAAGAGATTAGAAAGAGCATTCTCTGACTTTTTACTCTATAATGCAGCCGCACAATGTTCTTCCCAAAGAGAGTTTGCCGCTTGTTCCCTCAACTCAAGATCATACGGAAccttagatgatgaaaatgggcGGAGCTCTGCGGATACTATCCGATTTAGTTTCTCTAGTGCCATTAGTTCATCTAGCCAGGGATCTTCTTCCGCAAATATTGATACCCTTTGTGACATTTTAATATGGGGAGAAGGAATTGGTGATGGCCTGCTTGGTGGTGGGATATGTGGACGTGGAAACTTTGAAGCTGTAAGAAGGGATTCACCTTTGCCTAAGATCTTGGAATCAGCTTTACTACTTGATGCTCAATATATTGCTTGTGGAAGCACACATGCTGTACTAATCACAAAGCAAGGAGAGATCCTTAGTTGGGGAGAGGGGTCAGGTGGCAGACTAGGGCATGGAGTAGAATCTGATGTTTCTAGCCCAAAACTTATTGACACTCTCTGTGGGTTGAATGTTACATCAGCAGCATGCGGAGATTATCATACTTGTGCCACAACAATCAGTGGAGATCTCTATACATGGGGTGAGGGTACCTTTAACTTTGGCCTCCTTGGGCATGATACTGGAATCAGTCACTGGACCCCCAAAAAAGTAAAGGGTCCTTTGGTTGGTAAGCATGTCTCATATGTCTCTTGTGGTCCTTGGCATTCGGCTGCTATAACATCAGTTGGCCAACTTTTTACTTTTGGTGATGGAACTTTTGGTGCTCTAGGTCATGGGGATCGTAGTAGCACTAGCATTCCTAGGGAAGTTGAAACTCTACAAGGACGAAGAACAGCTACAGTGTCCTGTGGGCACTGGCACACTGCAGCCGTGGTAGAGCTCTCTTTTGAGGATTCTGGTTCTAGTAACTCCCCACCTCGGAAGCTTTTCACCTGGGGAAATGGCGATGATGGACAACTTGGACATGGAGATAATGCTTCTAGACTCGCTCCATGCAACATTTTACAGTTAGATGACATTAACTTCTGTAGAGTAGTCTGTGGCCATAGCATTACAGTTGCTCTGACAACATCAGGACAAGTATATACAATGGGGAAAGCTGATTATGGGCAACTAGGAATTCCTGGAAGCAATGGAAAGTTCCCTTCTCGTGTTCAAGGAAAAATTACAAATTGTTTCATCGAAGAAATAGCTTGTGGCTCTTTCCATGTTGTGGCCTTGAGCTCAAACTCTCAGCTTTACACGTGGGGAAAAGGAGGAAATGGTCAGCTAGGACATGGGGACAATCGTGATAGGAACACTCCTACACTGGTTGAAGCGCTGAAAGCAAAACAAATAAAGCATGTGGTCTGTGGAAATAATTTTACTGCTGCCATTTGTCTACACAGAGAAGTGTCTGTTGCTAATAATTCCATTTGTGCTGGATGCCAGAGTCCATTTAATCTCAGACGAAAACGTCataactgctacaactgtgggctTGTCTTTTGCAAAGTGTGCACCAGTAAAAGATCTGTAAAAGCTTCTTTGGCTCCAAAAATGAACAAACCTTATCGTGTGTGTGAAGATTGTTTTGCTAAATTGAACAAGGGCTTGGAGACTGGATTGACGTGTCTACCACCGAAGGCCACCAATGGAAGCTTACAGAAGAATACCGGAGAGAAGGTGAAAGAGACCTTGCCTTCCAAACAAAAAGGCCTTCTGTCTAGGCTGTCCTCATTCAATTCATTCAAGCAGTCTGACAATCAACATCCTAAAAAGAACCAGAAGCAAGATTCAAACTCTGACCATGTCTCTCCAGTTTCCAATGGCAATACTCAGTGTGAAGTATCTCAAACATCAAGCCCATTGATGTCTTTTTCTGATTGCCCTGAGAAATTGTCTGTTTCTTTTGTTGGATCAACAAGTCATTCTCAAGCTGGCTCTCCTGCTTCTTTGGAATCAAGTTCATCTTATTCTGTGTCACTGAGATCTGCTATTGCTGCACAAGCATATCACGAAGTGGATCTTGATGATTCAAAGCAAACAAGTGAAAGTCTGAAAAAAGAAATTTCAATATTGAAGGAGCAG GTAGAGATTCTCACCCAGAGATCTGTTTTCTTAGAGGCTGAGCTTGAGAAGAAATCAAGGCAACTTCAAGAGAAAACTGAACAAGCTAGAACCGAAACAGAGAAAAACAATGCTGCAAAGGAAGTCATCAAAACTCTAATGATGCAG ATAATGGAGATATGTAAGAGGAACATAAGATACACTTGCATGATCCTTTAA
- the LOC104112201 gene encoding PH, RCC1 and FYVE domains-containing protein 1-like isoform X1, whose amino-acid sequence MNNLQRNSLGERNVEQAITALKRGTYLLKYGRRGKPKFCPFRLSTDETRLIWYVDKEEKQLQLSQVSRIIPGQRTAIFQRFPRPEKEYQSFSLLYGKSSLDLICKDKEEAEVWFVALRALISWVNCQKWTSDIRHDATSSEGSTTVTQRSSHSALSSSSGSSSTPYEDPKKNQLVSVPSQSPPKKRLERAFSDFLLYNAAAQCSSQREFAACSLNSRSYGTLDDENGRSSADTIRFSFSSAISSSSQGSSSANIDTLCDILIWGEGIGDGLLGGGICGRGNFEAVRRDSPLPKILESALLLDAQYIACGSTHAVLITKQGEILSWGEGSGGRLGHGVESDVSSPKLIDTLCGLNVTSAACGDYHTCATTISGDLYTWGEGTFNFGLLGHDTGISHWTPKKVKGPLVGKHVSYVSCGPWHSAAITSVGQLFTFGDGTFGALGHGDRSSTSIPREVETLQGRRTATVSCGHWHTAAVVELSFEDSGSSNSPPRKLFTWGNGDDGQLGHGDNASRLAPCNILQLDDINFCRVVCGHSITVALTTSGQVYTMGKADYGQLGIPGSNGKFPSRVQGKITNCFIEEIACGSFHVVALSSNSQLYTWGKGGNGQLGHGDNRDRNTPTLVEALKAKQIKHVVCGNNFTAAICLHREVSVANNSICAGCQSPFNLRRKRHNCYNCGLVFCKVCTSKRSVKASLAPKMNKPYRVCEDCFAKLNKGLETGLTCLPPKATNGSLQKNTGEKVKETLPSKQKGLLSRLSSFNSFKQSDNQHPKKNQKQDSNSDHVSPVSNGNTQCEVSQTSSPLMSFSDCPEKLSVSFVGSTSHSQAGSPASLESSSSYSVSLRSAIAAQAYHEVDLDDSKQTSESLKKEISILKEQVEILTQRSVFLEAELEKKSRQLQEKTEQARTETEKNNAAKEVIKTLMMQVKGTTAKAPRDASAEHLISLMTPTMP is encoded by the exons ATGAACAACTTACAGAGGAACAGTCTTGGAGAGAGGAATGTGGAACAG GCCATTACAGCCTTAAAGAGAGGAACATATCTACTGAAGTATGGACGCAGAGGAAAGCCAAAGTTCTGCCCTTTTCGTCTTTCTACT GATGAGACAAGACTGATATGGTATGTTGACAAGGAGGAGAAACAGCTTCAATTGAGTCAGGTTTCAAGGATTATTCCCGGTCAACGAACT GCAATTTTTCAGCGGTTTCCTAGACCTGAGAAGGAATATCAGTCATTTTCACTTCTATATGGCAAAAGTTCCTTGGATTTG ATCTGCAAAGATAAGGAAGAGGCAGAAGTCTGGTTTGTTGCTCTCAGGGCTTTGATATCTTGGGTTAACTGTCAAAAGTGGACAAGCGATATAAGACATGATGCCACATCTTCTGAAGGTTCAACTACTGTGACACAACGAAGTTCTCACTCCGCTTTGTCAAGTAGTAGTGGAAGCAGCAGTACACCCTATGAG GatccaaagaaaaatcaattGGTTTCAGTTCCATCTCAGAGTCCCCCAAAAAAGAGATTAGAAAGAGCATTCTCTGACTTTTTACTCTATAATGCAGCCGCACAATGTTCTTCCCAAAGAGAGTTTGCCGCTTGTTCCCTCAACTCAAGATCATACGGAAccttagatgatgaaaatgggcGGAGCTCTGCGGATACTATCCGATTTAGTTTCTCTAGTGCCATTAGTTCATCTAGCCAGGGATCTTCTTCCGCAAATATTGATACCCTTTGTGACATTTTAATATGGGGAGAAGGAATTGGTGATGGCCTGCTTGGTGGTGGGATATGTGGACGTGGAAACTTTGAAGCTGTAAGAAGGGATTCACCTTTGCCTAAGATCTTGGAATCAGCTTTACTACTTGATGCTCAATATATTGCTTGTGGAAGCACACATGCTGTACTAATCACAAAGCAAGGAGAGATCCTTAGTTGGGGAGAGGGGTCAGGTGGCAGACTAGGGCATGGAGTAGAATCTGATGTTTCTAGCCCAAAACTTATTGACACTCTCTGTGGGTTGAATGTTACATCAGCAGCATGCGGAGATTATCATACTTGTGCCACAACAATCAGTGGAGATCTCTATACATGGGGTGAGGGTACCTTTAACTTTGGCCTCCTTGGGCATGATACTGGAATCAGTCACTGGACCCCCAAAAAAGTAAAGGGTCCTTTGGTTGGTAAGCATGTCTCATATGTCTCTTGTGGTCCTTGGCATTCGGCTGCTATAACATCAGTTGGCCAACTTTTTACTTTTGGTGATGGAACTTTTGGTGCTCTAGGTCATGGGGATCGTAGTAGCACTAGCATTCCTAGGGAAGTTGAAACTCTACAAGGACGAAGAACAGCTACAGTGTCCTGTGGGCACTGGCACACTGCAGCCGTGGTAGAGCTCTCTTTTGAGGATTCTGGTTCTAGTAACTCCCCACCTCGGAAGCTTTTCACCTGGGGAAATGGCGATGATGGACAACTTGGACATGGAGATAATGCTTCTAGACTCGCTCCATGCAACATTTTACAGTTAGATGACATTAACTTCTGTAGAGTAGTCTGTGGCCATAGCATTACAGTTGCTCTGACAACATCAGGACAAGTATATACAATGGGGAAAGCTGATTATGGGCAACTAGGAATTCCTGGAAGCAATGGAAAGTTCCCTTCTCGTGTTCAAGGAAAAATTACAAATTGTTTCATCGAAGAAATAGCTTGTGGCTCTTTCCATGTTGTGGCCTTGAGCTCAAACTCTCAGCTTTACACGTGGGGAAAAGGAGGAAATGGTCAGCTAGGACATGGGGACAATCGTGATAGGAACACTCCTACACTGGTTGAAGCGCTGAAAGCAAAACAAATAAAGCATGTGGTCTGTGGAAATAATTTTACTGCTGCCATTTGTCTACACAGAGAAGTGTCTGTTGCTAATAATTCCATTTGTGCTGGATGCCAGAGTCCATTTAATCTCAGACGAAAACGTCataactgctacaactgtgggctTGTCTTTTGCAAAGTGTGCACCAGTAAAAGATCTGTAAAAGCTTCTTTGGCTCCAAAAATGAACAAACCTTATCGTGTGTGTGAAGATTGTTTTGCTAAATTGAACAAGGGCTTGGAGACTGGATTGACGTGTCTACCACCGAAGGCCACCAATGGAAGCTTACAGAAGAATACCGGAGAGAAGGTGAAAGAGACCTTGCCTTCCAAACAAAAAGGCCTTCTGTCTAGGCTGTCCTCATTCAATTCATTCAAGCAGTCTGACAATCAACATCCTAAAAAGAACCAGAAGCAAGATTCAAACTCTGACCATGTCTCTCCAGTTTCCAATGGCAATACTCAGTGTGAAGTATCTCAAACATCAAGCCCATTGATGTCTTTTTCTGATTGCCCTGAGAAATTGTCTGTTTCTTTTGTTGGATCAACAAGTCATTCTCAAGCTGGCTCTCCTGCTTCTTTGGAATCAAGTTCATCTTATTCTGTGTCACTGAGATCTGCTATTGCTGCACAAGCATATCACGAAGTGGATCTTGATGATTCAAAGCAAACAAGTGAAAGTCTGAAAAAAGAAATTTCAATATTGAAGGAGCAG GTAGAGATTCTCACCCAGAGATCTGTTTTCTTAGAGGCTGAGCTTGAGAAGAAATCAAGGCAACTTCAAGAGAAAACTGAACAAGCTAGAACCGAAACAGAGAAAAACAATGCTGCAAAGGAAGTCATCAAAACTCTAATGATGCAG GTAAAGGGCACCACTGCAAAAGCACCTCGGGATGCTTCTGCAGAACATCTGATCTCACTGATGACACCTACAATGCCTTGA